The sequence below is a genomic window from Humulus lupulus chromosome 3, drHumLupu1.1, whole genome shotgun sequence.
TTCAacaggaaggacggcctcactttCGAAAGTttgggagaaaggagtatgccccgtcgaagttcggtgtgaggtccagtatgcccacagcacctaagggagctgttcaggccaaactcccttaacttcatccagtctcttcttaaggcttgccttgagcgtcttatttacagcctcgacctgtccattgccCGGTGGGTAGGCCAttgaagagaaactcttaattatgccGTGTCTtccacagaattcggtgaagaggttgctatcgaactgggttccgttatccgacacgatctttttCAGCAGCCTGAACTGGCAGACAATATTCTTCACCGCaaaatcgaggactctctttgatgttattgtcgccaggggctccgcttctgcccacttcgtgaagtagtcaatagctactaccgcatagtgaactcctccttttcccatgggtagggcaccaactaagtcaatcccccagaccgtaaacggccacggggacgagatcatcttcagctcggcTGGTGGAGCTCGAACGaccgtggcgaaccgctggcacttgtcacacctttggacgtaagaaatcgagtcctttgataaagtgggccaataatatccttgcctcaatatcttcaaggccaggcttagGCCCCCAATGtaatccccacaaaagccttcatgcacctcatgcAGAATAGTCTTGGCCtcacctggcagaacacatcgcagaagaggcaaagaaagaccacgtcggtacaacgtcCCATCTACgattgtatacctcggagcttggtaaagtatcctcctcgcgtcatttcgctcttcaggttactttcctgttgtaaggtattcgactatgggagtcatccaagttggcctggcgtcgatcatctcgacctctcttGTAGTCTCCTCTacgcttggcctttccaagaattccaccggtatcaagttcaaggtttcggcctccctggaggtggcgagTTTTGCTAGAGCATCCGCATTGGCGTTCTTCTCCCGAGGGATCTGTTCAACTAGGCTGAACTCAAATGCGGACAACtttttctttaccttggccaggtaggtcgccatcttggttccccgcacTTGGTATTCCCTtgacacctggtttaccacgagctaggaatcaCTATAGCACTGGATGGCCCTGGTCTTTAGCTCCcaggccacccttagcccagccaataaagcttcatactcggcctcgttgttggatgctttgaatcatAATCGTAACGTGGAGTGGAAATGATTTCCTtctagggatatcaaaatgattccagctccagacccattctcattagatgatcCGTCCACAAATACCTTCCACATGGCCTGCaccggttcctcttggaatccagtgcactctgccatgaaattagccagagcttggcttttgatcgaaGTTCGTGGTACGTATAGTATcttgaattggctgagctcgatagtcCACTTCACAAGATGTCCTGACAcctcaggtttctgcagtacctgccttaaaggttgatcggttatgacgtgaattgaatgggactggaaatacggcctaagctttctggaggccgtgataaggcagaacgccattttttccatcaaagGATATTGAGATTCGGCTCTGAAgagccttttgctaatgtaatagactggcttctgaaacCGGTCCTCTTCCCGGACTAGCACGAcactagccgcatcttccgtgacagctaggtaaagaaaaagaggctctcctgctgttggtttagacaacacgggtggctcagctaaatgtgcttttaggtcgaggaaggcacactcgcactcatcggtccactcgaactttttatttccccggagcaggttatagaatggcaaacacttgtcggttgatttggaaatgaaccgattaagggctgctaCCCTTCgtgtcagactttgaacgtcttttcgcgaccggggtgatggcatttcgagtagcgaTATGATTTTATCAaagttcgcctctattcctctagagttgactatgaaacccagaaattttcctgacgcaaccttGAAGGTacattttttgggattcagcctcataccatacttcctcaagatcttaaaacattccttcagaacgggaacatggttatcggcattttttgacttgaccaacatgtcgtcaacatacacttccatgtttttcccgatctggttaccgaacattctgttgaccaatctttgatatgtagctcccgcattcttcagcctgaagggcatgaccttgtaacaataaacgttggttggggtcaagaagctagtatgctcttagtccgcaggattcatagcgatcttgttatagcccgagtatgcatccatgaaggacatgagctcgtgccccgcagtggcatccaccaattggtcaatcctcggcagggggaagcaatccttgggacacgctttattcaggtcagaaaagtcgatgcaggtccaccattttccgttgggcttcgggaccagaacaggattggtgacccagatcgggtattttgcctcgcagataaagccgcattttaaaagtcgagctacttcttcttctagggcctcagctcgggtcgtgcccaggcgcctctgtttctaggacttcgcaggcatgtttttgtccaagttaagggtatgcatgacGATGCttgggctgattcctatcatgtcttcatgagaccaggcgaacaattctagattttcttgtagaaatttTAGCAGCTCTGCCATTCTCTTATTActaaggtttttcccgagcctaaccacccttgaagggtctttaggatcaatgttcacctcttcgagctcttcgatggcctggagctcggatctatcttcacctattcttgggtcgatatcatcactcaagGTGGTACCTACGCCATCAGctttctgaggtttttctatcccaGGATCAGAtcttacttcctgagattcctcacttccgccctgaatggtcatcgtctgctgcccgggttgtgattttcccttcatggaaatgctatagcattccctggcagcaagctgatctcCTCGGATCGTACATAcccccgtagaggaggggaatttggctgtgaggtggcggatagaagttatggcttcaaatgccatcaacgtaggccggcccaaaattgcgttgtacacGGTGGGACAGTCGATAACTATGAACTCGAGGAGTTCGGAGACagttcggggtccctctcccGAGGTTATTACTAATttgatcgtccctatcgctgctgacccatcgtcagaaaacccatacaacatcacaGAGGTGGCCTTCAGTTCGGCTActgacaaccccattttttctagcgtggaTCAGAATAGAAggttcaccaaactcccattatcaactagtattctcctaactctccgattggcgagctgggcagttatgactagaggatcgttatgtgggaattggacatgactagcgtcttcttcggtaaaactgattggttgcctctccaatcgctgctgtttagGTAGATGATCCTCTGGGATAAACTCAATTCCGTtatgagacctcagctcattgacgtatctcttctgggcacctctgctcgtgccttccagatgagggcctccagagatggtagttatctctccccctattatgggaggaggggtatcctgattcaccCAGGCCCTGGGCTAGTTTATGGGAGCCTCCGGAGCTTGTTGACTGGTAGGGACTCGATtctgcgcatactgagccaaaggtccggctctgatgagtgtctcgatttcatccttcaaatGTCTACAATCATCTGTGTTGTgaccgatgtcgttgtggaatcgaaatTTTTTGGAAGGGTCTCTCTTGGCCTTTTGATTTTTCAAAGGTTCtggctttttccagggaaggcgggtagaatttgctaggaaaatgtgctccctagtgtttgtgagttcGGTATAAACTGCGTAGACCGGCTTGaacttttccacgggcttgttcttcttcggaccatgctggctgccctcgccgttcccatTTTTCTTGcttccacccccttggttattctgggcaatggCCTGAGTCATTTTCACGACGTCTGTTTCCGCTCCAACGGGTTGATAAGGGATTTGGCTGGTCCCCGCGATCGAAGCTcgcgcttcttccaagtttatccattcctaggccttgttcaagaattcatccaccgTGCTGACACCTCTCCTTTGGATTTATTTCCACAGCctgcccccaacaaggattccagttctcatagccatgagtttggaactatcgtccgcgtccctagctcgggccGCAACGTTTGCGAACCTGATCAGATAAGCTTTTAGGGGTTccccgggctgttgcttcacgttcgccaTGGTGTCCGCTTTGACGCGAGCCGCTTGAGAGGctcagaatgccctcttgaaatcggcagagaaattcttccacgagctgatcgatTGTTTCTTACATTGCTTGAACCACTACCCAGCTAGCCCAATCAAAGTCGAAGGGAATATCAGGCATCTTAGCTCGtggccgatattatgggccatcatcagggtattgaacatccctaagGGATCCaacgggtccccgtccccatcaaatttggatagatggggcatccaGAAACCCGACGGGTATGTCGTGGCTGCAATGTtgggggcaaaaagctcgagctcgtctCCCGAGTCATATTTGTCTTTTCCCTTTTCTGATaagagtttcttcattagctcctccatttgagctaacctttcgagggtctGGTCCTTGATCCCCTGGTTGTtcaggggctgttcaacagctcccgttccattgtacgcgttaggcgggttattatccctcccaacatgagcttggtttggtgggacattcccattgtcacgtattcggaaggaccatcctctcggggagtatgactttcatttctggtcggatcccccctctgcgagttgaggcgatctcgaaggtcggtcctcgaggcggcccgagggctttgcgcgTGAACTTAGATGATTGCACAGGTCTCCaccggatctgccacttcggtgtctcttggtccaatagctcccattggaaaagcttAGAGCCTGCTgccgggggtgaggatccgggacattTCCGTGCGCTCGCGGGCGATGGGTAGGAACgacgggaggaggatttcttctgctgctcCCATGTGCAGGAACATCTCGAGCAGGACGAGGAGGGGATGGGTATCATATCGGtgaagggggatgcctaactggtgaagcgatcctagttccgtctggccGGATTAAACTAGCTCACGGTCGCTCTATCCCACCACCTCCAGCCTCCTACGCCCGGCGGTCTGACCACGGCACGGGAGGGCTGGCCGGAGCAGGTTGTTTGCGCGAGCTTTCCCCggacctcctccgcgagctgccacGAGCCCTTCTGGGTGCGTTCGACGGTGGAGCCGAACTTGGAGTTGAAGTTCTAACTGATCGGCTGACTTGTTGATTGGCcttgggaaactcctcaaacatagtttCCAGGTTATTGTGCGACAATGGCgtagaactcggggttgaggttctaaccgaccgactaGGTCTGGGCTGCTATCCCGGCGAGACTTGTGAGTcctgctttgcctctttccgacgttaatgttggttgcaagagggggcagtcgggccaagacctcctcgatttgcttattcGCTTTGGATAGATGACTCCTCaattgcatgttctccatttctatcgccgtcaggtaacccgagttcggatttggcggtaggggcgccgaacttccggtgtcttcatggcccaccggctgctttcccgatcgctgctggaCCTCTGGGTTTGGTTCGTTGGATATGGAGGCATGGTGGGCTTCCttcccatcatgttgatccgcctcgttaccatgcctcgaatgAGTAACCACCATAATTAAGCTTTCGCGATAGCACTAATCTgaaccctctcaatgaaagcaccaaactgtcgaCGCGATTTTTCATCAACGGtaaattatacgaataaataggatggattggTACTaattgataaaccgtaatatgaaaatgataataaTCGAGAGTGTGGAAGATAATTGCAAAGAAAAGATGAtcactccttttttaggtggttcggatgttaaaatccccctagtccaccagtcaatattattgatttctctttactatttcttacaaagtattTACTTTACAAggagaagccaaccctttgcactaTCCAGGGTTTTAGTATTTATAGGAGGTTGACCCTTGGGTAAgggttggggtcatcccgtgacacTTTTGATCCCTCAAATCATATCTGTTACATCAATGATttatatttacattttatattgCAGTGAAGTggggtctaatcaataggtaaatatgagtaatgggccgcatggctcaaatcaggcgtgggatgtctgaacacgcacatttatactgcgtatccgagaattcaggaatagaacagacacgtgatgtctggtatatgcacgtttatattgcgtggttgactttataaggatcCGAGGGTATATCAGACCTCTGATGCACCACGAGCTCAATGTGGTGCTAGCCCGTGGCTTCTATCATGTCGACACAGTGGCTCCAAGCAAGGAGCAGCTAAATGATCCATCAGCTCGGGTTAGTTGTTTAGGGGACTGTAACAAACAGCCCCgggtggacggttgacacgtggcagatcgatttaggccattttctagctcgccaaagtgcgtgcggatattcagggcgtacaggcataaaaccccaacagaagcaacttgtaactagataatatttatgttgtatgttgatttcccttgtaatgcaacaaagtttatggatttcttcttcatatatatctttcatctttaatatctcatattttggattgttagataatatgcactttgatCATCATTTTGCAaaccataatattctttgtgtaagatgtgtcattaaattgtacgcatccaatgcttagaacaaaaatattatgtttttccttataaataatgttatttgattttttttttcattaggttgattcacattaaatgttttgaaattatactttttggaaagtgaagaaaaattctacatttttagaagtaatttgtgcttaaaattataaatttaattggaaaatgatagtttgacttattctaactatcactaaaacttgggaatcaatatgctaataagtattattaaacttacattttgtggattcaagtatcttaataatctttcttttataacttattttcaaaattataattggtttatttttattctcttagatagctttattttaaatcttttattttatgttcatgacaaaaatctcttcaatctttagagctaggttagaatttattaatttttgtttaaaatagttttcttttttattttagacaactcatttgggttcgatttcgtacttacacgaacactatatttcatatacgattcgtgtgcttgcgagttacaaatttttaaaacatactcattttgggtccatcaaacaTTTTGGCGGGAAATTCGGTTATTCAAATAACCAATCAGGAAGTAGATTGAACAACTAACTCCTTAGTatttttttccttataaatatcaTTTCGTTAGAGAAAAAAAAGGGGGAGAtactgacttaagcatcagaATGTCTTTTTTGCAGGTACACCTAGATGGTTCGATGATCACTTGAGCCACCTACACTACTGGAAAAAGATCGGAGAATCGTAGTTTGTCGACAAGTACCACCCAAAATAGATTGAGCAAAATTGTTGCTTCAACACCTCCTAAAGAAGAATTAGGATGCAATTGGTACCAGATAATGTGtttgatatattatattttaatgtgaGACTTTCTATCGACTCAAAATTTAAATGAGTTAACAAGAATTGAGAAACTTCATGAGTTtcaactgaacaagttaacttaATTCATAGCGAAGACTCAAAATTTTAAGAGATGATTCCAAAAgtgtcacatttttttttttaaaaagaaaaccaaAAGTGTCACACTTGAACATTAGTTacttattaatttattttcttgaaattaATGGCCAAGTTACAGTAAATAGATACTACGAATCCAATCCCTTTCTCGTTTTAATTAAAGTTTCAACTTTGGAAGGTAAATGATAATCGTGCATTTCCtcctataatattatatattacaatttGAAATAAAGAATACCAAATATTGTTGACCTCCCATGCCTCATTCCCATGTCAATTATGTTAATattgttatttaattgttagCCCCCTAAGCAGAAAACTTGTACGTTTTATCTTATATTAAAATGCAAATAAAAACCCTAATTGGAGTGAAtgaatacataatatatatatatataaatatatttgatatgtgtgaaaaatataatattatgtcAAATTAATTGGATGGTAATTATGTTGTTTGCTTGTTATGGTAATTTAGATTTCCTGCCATTTTATCATGATATGCATGTAACTCCAAAAATGTTGTGTCTATATGTACTTATATAATTGGTTTATTTTGCATAGGCTACTGTATAATTAATATATCTATAATTTAAATATCTTTAGTTTGGGAAATATATAGTtgcatataaataaataaataaataatctttAATCCAGATGAGTAGCATTACCATATCTCTCATTTTCTGGTTCATTATTGTCCTATGAGGTTCCTATGTCAATTCATTTGCCAACAACTTGGCAAATAACTTTATCCTCAACATTTATATAACTACaaattacatattaattaatgCAAATATTTCAACAGGATCTGCTGAACTTGGTAACGTGGATctgaaattaattaataatttctattctattggattatattatatacaaatatatatatatatatacatattatgtaGGCACTATATAATTTATGAAATTTATATGTAATATAGGACAAGTGGAAGACGACTTTTGTGATTGTGAAAAAAAACAACCTATatgatttaatatataaaaaaaacttcccACAATTAATCAATTCTTACAAGAAAAAGAAATGACCAATTTCTCGAGGTTTTAGTTTATGCACGTTCTTGTTTGGTTTGCCAACTCTTactatgagagagagagagagagagaaccccAGACCAAGATACAAGAGACAAATTTCAGTGCCACATCCaaaagaaagaaacaaacaaaaaaaaaaacataatagtGAGAAACATTTATAAAAGAGAAggcaattaataatatatatatagtaatcaACAAATATAATTTCGAGTACTACTATACTTGTTCTGAAATAGAGGATATGAATTACTAGCTAGTACAATAATATCAAAATAAGTATTTGTAATAATTTAAACGCTTGTATTTAGAGcagaaatatataattatttttagaaaaattagaGGACAACATGATCGTGTAGATAAAGTAGTAGTCATATAGTTCCTCTAAAAAAGAACCTccaaagatttttttttaagaaacagtatatatatatttttcagaCTCGAAATTTATAAGATCAGATCATAAAAGGTTCTTCTTTTGTTCATGAGCAGTCATCATTACCACCAaaagatcaaaaaaaaaaaaaaaaaaaaacaaattaaacaaaaaaagcCTTACTACTACGTTAATTAGATGATGACTACTAGACAAGTTGAGGTCCTCCAAAACCAAATTGCATCACGTGAGAATTATCTAAACTAGGTAGCAAATTAGGGAATTCATCACCAGCTAGCTCTTCAAATCCAAGAAACCCTTCCAAAAACCCTGTTGTACTACTTGAAATATTCTCACCATTATTAATATTACTAATCATATCCCACATACCATGATGATGGTGATGACGAGCTTCatcaacaacttcttcttcttcctcctccaaTTTAACCCTTTGGTGATCCGACATGGCCATATAATCCAAACCCTGAAAGCCAGAACTAGCAGTTTTCATCAAATGGTCCATTTTCATGGCTGTTGGCTTGGTGGGAAAGTAGCTGTTTTTGGAGTAATCAGCtagatgatcatcattatcataatTATTATCTAATGATGACGACGACGAAGGTGTTGTgggaatattttttattatattcctggGCTTACTGTTGCTCCTATTCTTCTTCTTGCAGCATTTATCTTTCTCGGTTGGTTTTCCAGTGAGCCTTTGGACTAACTCTCTGAAGTTCGCCACATCAGTCTTGATGATCTCCGGTGCAAATATGTGGATAATCCTAATCTTAGGCTTAGTATTGTTAATGTTGGAAACTTTGGATATTGTCTTTGAATCTTTGTGAATGGCTAAAGATGGTGAAGTTGAGAAGTGGGTACACCTTTGTTTCATTGATCTTAGATTAATCTCCTCCATGAAAAAGATTATAAGAAAATATACAGAGCTTTAAGataagacaaaagaaaaatagggtttttttTTGGGAAGGTGGGGGAGAGAAATTTGTGTTTGAGAGGGTTGAGAATGCTTAATATATAGGAGAGAAGGAAGCAAAAGATTATTTAAAAGGTTGTTTGATGGGAATGAAGAAATACAATAAGtgagagaatatattttataaagagaaaaaaaattaaattataaataacaaGCTGTCTGGTGGGAGCAAGGATTGGATGAATGCTTGTCTGACAAAATGCAAGAGTCAATAAAGTAAATGGAACTCAATGGTCCCCTCAGTTTCCCATTTTTTAGATtttgtattattaattttataaaataaatatatttctacaattaatgtgtaATTATATATTTGTTTACTAGTTTTAGATAATTGATTAAGGTGAAGGAGGTGGCTGGCATGAGAGGTTGGATGTGAACACAAAGACATATGCAGTGATTTTTCTCTCATGTTAATTTCCACTACAAAATGAATGTCCTCATCAACGCATGATATGACCCTCTATTTTTTCAACTTATGATATATTTTGATATGCCTAATTTTCTTTGCCATATAATATTTGCAATAAAACCTATCTCATTTGCCTTGACA
It includes:
- the LOC133821546 gene encoding uncharacterized protein LOC133821546, which encodes MEEINLRSMKQRCTHFSTSPSLAIHKDSKTISKVSNINNTKPKIRIIHIFAPEIIKTDVANFRELVQRLTGKPTEKDKCCKKKNRSNSKPRNIIKNIPTTPSSSSSLDNNYDNDDHLADYSKNSYFPTKPTAMKMDHLMKTASSGFQGLDYMAMSDHQRVKLEEEEEEVVDEARHHHHHGMWDMISNINNGENISSSTTGFLEGFLGFEELAGDEFPNLLPSLDNSHVMQFGFGGPQLV